Proteins encoded together in one Riemerella anatipestifer window:
- a CDS encoding SDR family oxidoreductase, translating into MNYTDSMLKENALKDKVAIVTGGGSGLGKAMSKYFLELGAKVVITSRDLDKLKNTATELEKATGGTVLPLSCDVRNYDEVEAMKTEVLKTFGKIDILVNNAAGNFISPTERLSANAFDVIIDIVLKGTKNCTLSIGKHWIEEKQKGTVLNIVTTYSWTGSGYVVPSACAKAGVLAMTRSLAVEWAKYGIRFNAIAPGPFPTKGAWERLLPGDLAEKFDMRKKVPLRRVGEHQELANLAAYLVSDFSAYINGEVITIDGGEWLQGAGEFNMLEQIPAEMWDALEMMIKAKKGS; encoded by the coding sequence ATGAACTATACAGATTCTATGCTCAAAGAGAATGCTCTTAAAGATAAAGTAGCCATTGTAACAGGTGGTGGTAGCGGATTAGGAAAAGCCATGTCAAAATATTTCTTAGAATTAGGGGCTAAAGTGGTCATTACTTCTAGAGATTTAGACAAACTAAAAAACACAGCTACAGAACTAGAAAAAGCTACTGGCGGTACAGTATTGCCACTCTCTTGTGATGTTAGAAATTACGATGAAGTAGAAGCAATGAAAACGGAAGTCCTAAAAACTTTTGGAAAGATAGATATTTTAGTAAATAATGCTGCGGGGAACTTTATCTCGCCTACCGAAAGGTTATCTGCCAACGCCTTTGATGTCATTATTGATATTGTATTAAAAGGAACTAAAAACTGTACTCTATCTATTGGCAAGCATTGGATTGAAGAAAAACAAAAAGGAACTGTACTTAATATTGTTACCACTTATTCTTGGACAGGCTCTGGCTATGTAGTACCTTCGGCTTGTGCAAAGGCAGGTGTATTGGCAATGACAAGAAGCCTTGCTGTGGAATGGGCAAAATATGGCATTAGATTTAACGCGATAGCACCAGGACCTTTCCCTACCAAAGGAGCATGGGAACGCTTACTACCAGGAGATCTTGCTGAGAAGTTTGACATGAGAAAAAAAGTTCCTCTACGAAGAGTAGGCGAACATCAAGAGTTGGCAAACCTTGCGGCTTATTTGGTTTCTGATTTCTCGGCTTACATCAATGGAGAAGTAATTACCATAGACGGTGGCGAATGGCTACAAGG